AAGCGGCCGACTGCGCGCTCGGCCACCCGATTCACACCTTCGCCCGATAACCGCCGCCACCGAGCCACGCCAGCGACGACGAAATGGAGTGTACCAGGGCCGCAATGCAGCAAAACGGCTGTCCGGCGGGCGACTGTTCCACCAACCGTCGCACCCACGTGGTCTCGTTCCGTGGAGGTAGACGTGAGCCCGGAATTCCGTCGCGAGCAGTCCCGTTACCGGCTGGGATCCGACACCGCCGAATCACGCGGCTGCGATTAGTTGACAAAGGATTTTTACGCGAACGGGTGGAAGCGATCACGTATGTTACCGGAGGGTAGACTATCGGCAACGGACCCAGACGTGCACGCTGCGATCCACGGAGAAGAGCGACGGCAGGAGCAGAACCTGGAGATGATCGCGTCGGAGAACCACGTCTCGGAGGCCGTCCTCGAGGCGCAGGGGTCGGTGCTGACCAACAAGTACGCCGAGGGGTATCCGGGAGCGCGATACTACGGTGGCTGCGAACACGTCGATACCGTCGAGCGGTAGCGGTCGACCGGGCGAAAGAGCTCTTCGGTGCCGAGCACGCGAACGTCCAGCCGCACAGCGGGACACAGGCCAACATGGCGGTCTACTTCGCGACGCTGGACCCCGGCGACAGGATCCTCTCGCTCGACCTCACGCACGGCGGGCACCTCTCCCACGGCCATCACGTCAACTTCTCCGGGCAATACTACGAAGTCGAACAGTACGGCGTCGACCCGGAAACCGGATACATCGATTACGATGAACTCGCCGCGCACGCCGAGGAATTCGACCCCGACCTCGTCGTCAGCGGGTCGTCGGCGTACCCCCGGGAGTTCGACTACGAGCGCATCGGCGACGTCGCCGACGCCGTCGACGCGTACCACGTGGCGGACATCGCTCACGTCACGGGACTCATCGCTGGGGGTGTCCACACCAACCCGGTCGGGGACGCCGACTTCGTGACGGCGAGCACACACAAGACGATCCGTGCCGGACGCGGGGGGGTGATCCTCACGACGGACGAGCACGCCGATGCGATCGACAAAGCGATCTTCCCCGGTGCGCAGGGCGGTCCGTTGATGCACAACGTCGCCGGCAAGGCCGCCGGGTTCGGGGAAGCACTCACCGACGAGTTCGACGAGTACGCCGAACAGGTCGTCGCGAACGCGAAAGCCCTCGGCGACGTGTTCACCGACCGGGGCGTGTCACTCGTCAGCGGTGGCACCGACAAACACCTCCTCCTCGTCGACCTGCGCGAGTCCTATCCGGACACGACCGGGAAAGACGCCGAGGAGCGACTCGAGAGCGTCGGGATCACGGTCAACAAGAACACCGTTCCGGGCGAGTCGCGGTCGCCGTTCGTCACCAGCGGCATCCGCGTCGGGACGCCTGCGCTGACCACGCGCGGGTTCACCGAGTCGGAGATGGAGACGGTCGGCGAGTACATCGTCGACCTCCTCGACAATCCGGACGACGACGAGCTGGCCGCGGAGGTCTCGGCTGCCGTGGACAGGCTCTGTGCCGAGCACCCGATCTATGAGTAGTCGTCAGTGGGCCGCCGAACGCCAATGAGCCGAGCACGTAAGCCCGACTGGCTGAAGATGCGGCCGCCGTCCGGCGAACGCTTTACCGACATCAAGCAGTCGCTGCGCGAGCGAGACCTCCACACGGTCTGTGAGGAGGCGAACTGTCCGAACATGGGCGAGTGCTGGTCGGGCCGTAGCGGGCCGGGGACGGCGACGTTCATGCTGATGGGCGACCGGTGTTCGCGGGGCTGCAACTTCTGTGACGTGGAGACCGGCGGCATGGAACCGCTGGATCCCGATGAGCCGACGAACGTCGCAGACGCCGTCGCCGACATCGGCCTCGAGTACGTCGTCCTCACCTCCGTCGACCGCGACGACCTCGACGGCCAGGGCGCCGACCACTTCGCTCGAACCGTTCGCGCGATCAAAGACCGGGACTCCTCGATCCGCGTCGAGTGCTTGATTCCCGACTTTCAGGGGGATTCAACCCTGGTGCGGGGGATTATCGACGCGGGGCCGGACGTGATCGCGCACAACGTCGAGACCGTCGCGCGCCGCCAGTTCCCGGTGCGGGACCGCCGTGCGGGCTACGACCTGTCGCTGTCCGTACTCGACCAGGTGGACCGTGAGTCCGACATCTACACGAAAACCAGCCTCATGCTGGGCGTCGGGGAGTACGACCACGAGGTCTACCAGGCACTATCGGACCTCCGTGAGGTCGGAGTCGATATCGTGACGCTCGGCCAGTATCTCCAACCGTCGCGCAGCCACCTGGCCGTCACCGAGTACGTCCACCCCCAGAAGTTCGAGACGTGGCGCCGCGTCGCCGAGGACGAGTTCGACTTCCGGTACTGCGCGTCCGGCCCGATGGTGCGGTCGTCATACAAAGCCGGCGAACTGTTCGTCGACGCTGTACTCGACGGTGAATCCGTCGAACAGGCACGCGAACGAGCGCGAGCCGAGTCGTGACCGGACCGATGAACCGAACGCGAGAGCGGACACCGGGCCACACGGACCGAAACACCAGAGGTCGGGACCGTCGAGAGTTCCGTGTTTCGAGACGCGTCCATCGCCCTGTTACCGGAACTGGTAGCACGATACTCCACGTAGACGCCACCCCCGAATCGACCGGCCGATACTCGACGCCGAACGCAGCCTCGTGGCCGCTTCGTTGCTGCCGAGGGGGGCCTTCGACGGGTGTTGAACGGCGTGGCGGACGGTATTCGACGAACAACGACGGGTCGGACTGCGGTCGCGGCCGACTATCGTAACCGGTAGTTATATACGTTTATTTTATATAATAGACGAATGCTATGGTATGGAACGGCCTGGTGTCAGTAGCACCAGCGTACATGGACATCGCCAACAGTCGGTGGTTGTGGCTGTCGACGGTGCCGGTCGTGATGGTCGTCCTGTTGCAGGCCGCCATCTTCCTCCGTCGCGCGTGGAAAGACGGGAAAGAGATGGGATTGTCGGACGAGAAACTGAAAACAGGGTTCAAGACGGGCGTAATCTCGGCGATCGGGCCGTCGATCGCGGTGTTAGCTGGAATGCTGGCGTTGATCGCGACGATCGGTGGTCCGGTTGCCTGGATGCGGCTCACGGTGATCGGGTCGATAGCGTTCGAACTCCCGGCCGCCGAGTTAGGTCTCAGCCAGTTCGGATACAGCCTGGGGGACGAGGGAATCTCTGAAACAGCGTACGCGACGGCAGTCTGGGCGATGACGCTCGGCGGGACTGGCTGGCTGCTCGTCTCGGCGTTCGGAACGCGGCACATGGAGATCGTCAGAACGAAGATCAGCAACGGCAACGAGAAACTCATCCCGGTTATCAGCGCTGCAGCGATGCTCGGAGCGTTTGCGTACTTCCTGAGCGGGGAAGTCACGGCCGGGACACCGGAGACTGGCGCCGTCGCCGTCGGTGGGCTCGCGATGCTCGCACTGTTGCACGTCGCCGACGAGCGAGACGTTCAGTGGGTCAGAGAGTGGGCGCTCGGTGTGGCGATGCTCGTTGGACTGCTGGCTGCTGTGGCGATCGAAGTAACCGTGGGGAGCTGGTGGTAGAATGGCGAGAAGTCAGGGCAAACAAGTCACCGAGTCTCGGGCAGCAGACAGCCGTGACGTGTATCAGGACAGCTTCGTTCCGTACGTCAACAAGTGGGGACGGAGAACGAACCTGCTCGCAGTTGCACTCTCACTGGGGCCGGCAGTGGCGCTGCTGGTCGTCTTCGATATCTTGCCGCCGACTGCGGCGATCGTCGGAGCGTTCGCCTCGGTCGCGGTCACGTTCGGCTGGGCCTGGTTCATCGAGCCGCTGTCGTATTACCCCGTGCTGGGTATCCCCGGGACGTACATGGCGTTCCTGTCCGGGAACATCTCGAACCTGCGCTTACCCTGTGCCGCAGCGGCACAGGAGGCGTCGGACGTCGAGACGGGGACACCGCAAGCGAGTATCATCTCGACAGTGGCCATCGCTGCTTCGATCTTCGTCAACACGGCGATGCTGGGTATCGGGGCCGTCACGCTCGTGTCCGCGTTCCAGGCACTTCCCGAACTGTGGCAGAACGCGCTCGAATCGTACCTGGTTCCGGCGGTCTTCGGTGCCATCTTCGCTCAGTTCGGGCGGGACTACCCGTCGGTTGCGGCGATCGGGTTCACGATCGCCCTGCTCATGACCGTGCTACTGGAGTTCGGATTCCTGGCCTTCCTCCCGAGCTATCCGCTGTACGCGGTGATCGTCGTCTCCGTCTTCGGTACGACGCTCATCGCTCGCTGGATGTGGCATCACGACATGCTATCACCCCCCGACGAGGACAGCGAATAACGTACCTACTAGAACTACGAACGAGAACACACGACAACTCACAGATGCCAACACGAACCCACCTCCCGACGAAGCGGGAACTCGTCGACCTCCGCCGTGAATTCCACGCTTTCCCAGAACCCGGATGGCGCGAGTTCTGGACCACGACCAGAATCGTCGAAGAACTCGAACGCCTGGGTGTCGACCGGATTCACGTCGGCGCGGAGGCACTCGACCCAGACGAGCGACTGGGCGTTCCGGACGAACAGGAACTATCCGCGTGGTACGAGCGAGCGGTCGCTCGCACGGACCGAACCGATATCCTCGAACAGCTCGCAGGCGGACACACTGGAGCTGTCGCAGTCGTCGAACGCGGTGACGGCCCAACTGTCGGGCTTCGCGTCGACATCGACGCGCTCCCGATCGCCGAGTCGTCCGACGAGGACCACAGGCCGGCTGCCGAGGGGTTCCGCTCGGAGAACGAGGGATACATGCACGCGTGCGGCCACGACGCACACGTTACGTTCGGACTGGGGACGCTCCAGGCGGTCGTCGAGAGCGACTTCACCGGAACGTTCAAGGTCTTCTTCCAGCCGTCCGAAGAACTCCTCGGTGGCGGCAAGGCGATGGCCAGCGGTTCGCACATCGACGACGTGGACTACCTGATCGGTGCTCACGTCGGGCTCGACAATCCGACTGGAACCGTGGTCGGGGGCATCGACGAAGCGCTCGCGTTCGCACGCTTCGACGTCACCTTCACCGGCGAGTCCGCGCACGCCGGATTGGCCCCCAACCAGGGCCGCAACGCAGTCCAGGCCCTCGTGGATGCGACGAGCAACATCTACGGCATCCCCCGTCACCAGGAGGGTGCCACGCGGGTGAACGTCGGCGAACTCAGGTCCGACAACGCCGCCAACGTCGTTGCCAGTGAAGCGACCGCGACAGTCGAAGTGCGCGGGGAGTCCGACGAACTGATGGAGTACATGCGGGACGCCGTCCACCGCCACGTCGACGCAGCGGCGGCCGCCCACGACTGCGAGGCCGGACTCTCGCTCATCGGGGAAGCGATCCGCGAGGACAGCGACGAAGAACTGGTTGGCCTCGTCGGCGAAATAGCGGACGAGGTCGACGGAGTGTCGTCAGTGCGCCGGCGTGATCGGTTAGGGGCCAGCGAGGACGCGACCTTCCTGATGCGCGCTGTCAAGGAGAACGGCGGGAAAGCGACGTACGTCGGCGTCGGCGGCGGTAATCCCAGCGGACATCACACGCCAACGTTCGATATCGACGAGGATTCCCTGCAGATCGGTGTGTCCCTCCTCTCAGACACCGCCCTCGCGATTCTATCATAGATATATCGAGCACTGGCTGTTCGGCTATACGTCACCGGAGCATCACAGGTTCGGCGGTAGACGCGACAACGGACGTAGATTCGACAGCTAAAAATCGTAGTGGTTGAACGTTCGTCACGGGGCTCCGACGTCGTCCACGTCCCCGGCTCAGTCAAACGTCAGCCCGTACCCCCAGGTCCGCAACTGCGCTTCGACCTCGTCGAGATGGTCGAGCCCGGCGAGGACGAGTGCCTCGCGAAGGTCGGTCAGCGAGACGTTGCCGTCGAACTGGTCTTCGAGGTCGTGGAGCGCGTCGCGCTCGGCGCGTTTCGTCTCGGACTGGAGAAACAGCGGGTAGCGGTCGCGGCCGTCCTGAACGCTATCGCGGCGGAGGGTATATGGAACCTGCATCGTCGTCTCGGCCGACGACGACCGGGTCGCATCGTCGGTCTGTGCCGTTTCCTGCCCGCTCTCGGGGCTGTCGACCTCGGCGTCGGTAGGGGTCGCATCGGACGAGGACTCCGATGCCCGGTCCGTGGTCGGTCCGGCCTCGGCGTCGTCCGAGACGTCCGCGTCCTCGGCGAACGGGTCCTCCCCTGCACCCTGTTTCATGCCCGTCACGCCGTCATCACCTCCTGGTCGACGTCGCCCGGTTCCGGCGGGTGGGGAGCCTCGATGCCGACCTGCTGTTCGAGGTAGCGCGCGAGGCGGTCGAACTGTGCGAGCGTGTCGACTTCGTAGTCCCGACGCTTCGAGCGATGGGACCGGACGTACTCGAACGCCGAACACTGCTGCATCCAGCAGCCCTCCATGAGCGAGGCTCGCTCGCCGATGACCTCGGGGACCGGGTAGTCGATCTCGTCGAGGATGGTCCGCTGGTCGCGTGTGTTCTTGAACCCGATCGGGACGGCGGCGAGCACGCCGACGTCGACGTCGAGTTGGGCTTCGAGCCCGGCGACCAGCGCCTCGAGCCCCTCGACCGCTGCACGACCCTTCGCCGAGGGTTCGAGGGGGATGACGAGCGACCGTGTCGCGTTGATCGCGTTGTAGAGGTGTGGCCCTTCCGTCGCGGGTGGGTCACAGATGAGGACGTCGTAGCGGTCGGGGACGCCGGCGTCTCGAAGGACGCGCAGGAGCTGGGCGTGCATGCCGAACGCCTCGCCCATCGCCTCCGCCTGGTCGCGTTCGCGCTGCAGGAAGTCGGCGAGGTCCGAGAGCATGTTGTGCTCCGGAACGATGTCGACGCCCTCGACGGTCCTGACGAGGTCGTCGAAGTCGCCGTTGGGCCGGCGAATCATGTGCCGGACGAGGGTGTCGACCGAGTCGGTACGGCGCTCGTCGACACCGAACAGCCGGGAGAGGTCGCCGTCCTGCGGGTCGAGCGGGACGACCAGCGGCTTCAATCCGGCGCGAGCGTGCGCGACGGCGAGGTTCGCGGCGGTCGTCGTCTTGCCGACCCCACCGGCCTCGGAGTACGTCGAGTATGCGAGCATACATGGATGTCTGAGTGAGTTGACTTCAATGTACGTCAGACAACCACCCCACGATGTAACATCATGGGCCCACTCAATGAACAATAGTAATGAACACACACAGTGAACACCATCAGTGAACAATATCTATGAACACTGATAATGAACAACAGTGGCGAACATAAGTAATAAACATCAGTAATGGGCATAGTTAACGTACGACGCTATTGGAGGTGTTTGCTGATTGAACCCCACTAATAGAGGTCATGGAGTCGGTGTACGGTGCGTTACAGGGGCGACCAGCAGCATCCGACAGCAGCGTCGACAGCGTCAGTTCGTGGAACTCACCGAAGGACCCGCGGCCGGGGTTTCGAACGCGGCGGCGAGCCGGGTCCGCATGAACTCACGACGGGTGCGTCGTGCGCGTTCGTCGGAGAGGTAGTTCTCGTGGACGACCGAGGCGTCCGAGGAGCCCTGCTCTGCTGCGATCTCCCCGATGCCATCGAGGACCTGGCCGAGCGCCGCCGTGTAGGCGTCGTACCAGAACCGACGACAGAGCTGGGGAGAGGGGCGTTCGCCGTCGATACGCTCGGGCAGGCCGGCGTCGTCTGCGAGCGCCCGAAACCACGCCCAGACGCGCTCTCGCCCGACGTGTCCGTTCGCCGCCGTCGACGACGGGAACAGGTAGCCGTTCCATCCCGCGTCCGCGGCCGGGGTCGTGGCCCCGTCGCCGGCGAGCAGGTCGTCGAGGCGCTCGTCGAAGACGTCGAGCCCGTACAGCAGGTTCACCTCTCCCGGTCCGTTCTTTCGCTCCTCGAATCGGAGGTACGGGCCGTCCTCGCCGTCGCGACGGACCTGAGAGACGTGTAGCGCCGCCACCTCGCTCGCCCGAAGTCCCCACCCGGCCAGCGCGACGACCAGGAGACGCTCCCGCGAGGAATCGGCGACCGACACGAGGGC
Above is a window of Halomarina ordinaria DNA encoding:
- a CDS encoding amidohydrolase produces the protein MPTRTHLPTKRELVDLRREFHAFPEPGWREFWTTTRIVEELERLGVDRIHVGAEALDPDERLGVPDEQELSAWYERAVARTDRTDILEQLAGGHTGAVAVVERGDGPTVGLRVDIDALPIAESSDEDHRPAAEGFRSENEGYMHACGHDAHVTFGLGTLQAVVESDFTGTFKVFFQPSEELLGGGKAMASGSHIDDVDYLIGAHVGLDNPTGTVVGGIDEALAFARFDVTFTGESAHAGLAPNQGRNAVQALVDATSNIYGIPRHQEGATRVNVGELRSDNAANVVASEATATVEVRGESDELMEYMRDAVHRHVDAAAAAHDCEAGLSLIGEAIREDSDEELVGLVGEIADEVDGVSSVRRRDRLGASEDATFLMRAVKENGGKATYVGVGGGNPSGHHTPTFDIDEDSLQIGVSLLSDTALAILS
- the lipA gene encoding lipoyl synthase, whose protein sequence is MSRARKPDWLKMRPPSGERFTDIKQSLRERDLHTVCEEANCPNMGECWSGRSGPGTATFMLMGDRCSRGCNFCDVETGGMEPLDPDEPTNVADAVADIGLEYVVLTSVDRDDLDGQGADHFARTVRAIKDRDSSIRVECLIPDFQGDSTLVRGIIDAGPDVIAHNVETVARRQFPVRDRRAGYDLSLSVLDQVDRESDIYTKTSLMLGVGEYDHEVYQALSDLREVGVDIVTLGQYLQPSRSHLAVTEYVHPQKFETWRRVAEDEFDFRYCASGPMVRSSYKAGELFVDAVLDGESVEQARERARAES
- a CDS encoding ParA family protein, with protein sequence MLAYSTYSEAGGVGKTTTAANLAVAHARAGLKPLVVPLDPQDGDLSRLFGVDERRTDSVDTLVRHMIRRPNGDFDDLVRTVEGVDIVPEHNMLSDLADFLQRERDQAEAMGEAFGMHAQLLRVLRDAGVPDRYDVLICDPPATEGPHLYNAINATRSLVIPLEPSAKGRAAVEGLEALVAGLEAQLDVDVGVLAAVPIGFKNTRDQRTILDEIDYPVPEVIGERASLMEGCWMQQCSAFEYVRSHRSKRRDYEVDTLAQFDRLARYLEQQVGIEAPHPPEPGDVDQEVMTA
- a CDS encoding DUF5058 family protein; this encodes MDIANSRWLWLSTVPVVMVVLLQAAIFLRRAWKDGKEMGLSDEKLKTGFKTGVISAIGPSIAVLAGMLALIATIGGPVAWMRLTVIGSIAFELPAAELGLSQFGYSLGDEGISETAYATAVWAMTLGGTGWLLVSAFGTRHMEIVRTKISNGNEKLIPVISAAAMLGAFAYFLSGEVTAGTPETGAVAVGGLAMLALLHVADERDVQWVREWALGVAMLVGLLAAVAIEVTVGSWW